The following are encoded together in the Xanthomonas sacchari genome:
- a CDS encoding M28 family metallopeptidase, translating into MSRKLVLCLAAAAALTACKREAPAPAADTAPLAATPAPAAAPSHAFSTGIAPADFAELVKTLSSDAFEGRGPGTPGEDKTVAYIRDQMQRIGLQPGNGDSWFQDVAMTETTAAPGTTLTINHDGAARQLAFGTDMVVGTRTGQPEVKLDGSDMVFVGYGVDAPEQKWNDYAGQDWKGKTVVMFVNDPGFHTGDGSLFEGKRMTYYGRWTYKFEEAARKGAAAALIVHDTPGASYGWDVVKNSWSGAQYDLPAKDDPEPRIPVQGWLTAEAAKQLFADAGLDLAQAYKDASKRGFKPVPLKAKLSVDLKSTIAEKTSRNVVGVLPGSSRADEAVLYMAHWDHLGKHEGEPSDNIYNGAVDNATGVAGILEIAEAFAHQQPKPERSVVFLAVTLEESGLLGSKYYVAHPTFPLNKIAGVINLDAMPVAGRAKDLVVNGFGNSQLEDMLKPIAAAQGRVLHSEDAPQSGFYFRSDHFNFAKAGVPALYIDAGEDLVDGGIEAGRRAAAEYAKRYHTPADEYDPATWKLDGVMDDLQAVYGVGKELAAGDSWPNWYADNPFKAARDKMMGRPTSLPAAEPAAGK; encoded by the coding sequence ATGTCCCGCAAGCTCGTGCTGTGCCTGGCCGCAGCGGCGGCGCTGACCGCGTGCAAACGCGAAGCGCCCGCGCCGGCCGCCGACACCGCGCCACTGGCCGCGACGCCCGCGCCCGCTGCGGCGCCCTCGCACGCGTTCTCCACCGGGATCGCACCGGCGGACTTCGCCGAACTGGTCAAGACGCTGTCCTCCGACGCCTTCGAAGGCCGCGGTCCCGGCACGCCGGGCGAGGACAAGACGGTCGCCTACATCCGTGACCAGATGCAGCGCATCGGCCTGCAGCCCGGCAACGGCGACAGCTGGTTCCAGGACGTGGCGATGACCGAGACCACCGCGGCGCCCGGCACCACGCTCACCATCAACCACGACGGCGCTGCGCGACAGCTCGCCTTCGGCACCGACATGGTGGTGGGCACGCGTACCGGCCAGCCCGAGGTCAAGCTCGATGGCAGCGACATGGTCTTCGTCGGCTACGGCGTGGACGCGCCGGAGCAGAAGTGGAACGACTATGCCGGCCAGGACTGGAAGGGCAAGACCGTGGTGATGTTCGTCAACGACCCCGGCTTCCATACCGGCGACGGCAGCCTGTTCGAAGGCAAGCGCATGACCTATTACGGGCGCTGGACCTACAAGTTCGAGGAAGCCGCGCGCAAGGGCGCCGCCGCCGCGTTGATCGTGCACGACACGCCCGGCGCCAGCTACGGCTGGGACGTGGTCAAGAACTCCTGGTCCGGCGCGCAGTACGACCTGCCGGCGAAGGACGATCCGGAGCCGCGTATCCCGGTGCAGGGCTGGCTCACCGCCGAGGCGGCCAAGCAGCTGTTCGCCGATGCCGGCCTGGATCTGGCGCAAGCGTACAAGGACGCCAGCAAGCGCGGCTTCAAGCCGGTCCCGCTGAAGGCCAAGCTTTCGGTGGACCTGAAGAGCACCATCGCCGAGAAGACCTCGCGCAACGTGGTCGGCGTGCTGCCCGGCAGCAGCCGCGCCGACGAAGCGGTGCTGTACATGGCGCACTGGGATCACCTGGGCAAGCACGAGGGCGAGCCCAGCGACAACATCTACAACGGTGCGGTCGACAACGCCACCGGCGTGGCCGGCATCCTCGAAATCGCCGAGGCGTTCGCGCACCAGCAGCCCAAGCCCGAGCGTTCGGTGGTGTTCCTGGCGGTGACGCTGGAGGAGTCGGGGCTGCTCGGTTCCAAGTACTATGTGGCGCATCCGACCTTCCCGCTGAACAAGATCGCCGGCGTCATCAACCTCGATGCGATGCCGGTGGCCGGGCGCGCCAAGGACCTGGTGGTCAACGGGTTCGGCAACTCGCAACTGGAAGATATGCTCAAGCCGATCGCCGCCGCGCAAGGCCGCGTGCTGCACTCCGAGGACGCACCGCAGAGCGGGTTCTACTTCCGATCCGATCACTTCAACTTCGCCAAGGCCGGCGTGCCGGCGCTGTACATCGACGCCGGCGAAGACCTGGTCGACGGCGGCATCGAAGCCGGGCGCCGTGCCGCGGCAGAGTACGCCAAGCGCTATCACACGCCGGCCGACGAGTACGATCCGGCGACCTGGAAGCTCGACGGCGTGATGGACGACCTGCAGGCGGTATACGGCGTCGGCAAGGAACTGGCCGCCGGCGACAGCTGGCCGAACTGGTATGCGGACAATCCGTTCAAGGCCGCACGCGACAAGATGATGGGCCGGCCGACGTCGCTGCCGGCGGCCGAGCCTGCCGCCGGCAAGTAG
- a CDS encoding NAD(P)-dependent alcohol dehydrogenase — translation MSQANGYAAKASDQPLTPFTFERRALGAHDVSIEILYCGVCHSDLHTARNEWHNTQYPSVPGHEIVGRITAVGDEVSAFKVGDLAGVGCMVDSCRHCASCADGEEQYCENGFVGTYNGPMFGGENTYGGYSDHIVVDEKYTLQIRHDADQLAAVAPLLCAGITTYSPLNHWKVGPGKKVGIVGLGGLGHMGVKIAHAMGAHVVLFTTSAGKREDALRLGANEVVVSKNADEMAAHTNSFDFILNTVAAPHDLDAFLTLLKRDGTMTLVGAPAEPHPSPTVFNLIMKRRQLAGSLIGGIRETQEMLDFCAKHGIVSDIETIEMAQINEAYERMLKGDVKYRFVIDMASLAQTKQAA, via the coding sequence ATGAGCCAAGCCAATGGATACGCCGCCAAGGCGTCCGATCAGCCGCTGACCCCGTTCACCTTCGAGCGCCGTGCGCTCGGTGCGCACGACGTCAGTATCGAGATCCTCTACTGTGGCGTCTGCCACTCGGATCTGCATACCGCCCGCAACGAGTGGCACAACACCCAGTACCCGTCGGTGCCGGGCCATGAAATCGTCGGTCGCATCACCGCGGTGGGCGACGAGGTCAGTGCCTTCAAGGTCGGCGATCTTGCCGGTGTCGGCTGCATGGTCGACAGCTGTCGGCATTGCGCTTCCTGTGCCGATGGCGAGGAGCAGTACTGCGAGAACGGCTTCGTCGGTACCTACAACGGTCCGATGTTCGGCGGCGAGAACACGTATGGCGGTTACTCCGATCACATCGTGGTCGACGAGAAGTACACGCTGCAGATCCGCCACGATGCCGACCAGCTGGCGGCGGTGGCGCCGCTGCTGTGCGCGGGCATCACCACCTATTCGCCGCTGAATCACTGGAAGGTCGGCCCGGGCAAGAAAGTCGGCATCGTCGGCCTGGGCGGCCTTGGCCATATGGGCGTGAAGATCGCCCACGCCATGGGCGCGCATGTCGTGCTGTTCACCACGTCGGCCGGCAAGCGCGAGGATGCGCTGCGCCTGGGCGCGAACGAGGTGGTGGTGTCGAAGAACGCCGACGAGATGGCGGCGCACACCAACAGCTTCGATTTCATCCTCAATACCGTGGCGGCACCGCACGACCTCGATGCGTTCCTGACCCTGCTCAAGCGCGACGGCACCATGACCCTGGTCGGCGCGCCGGCAGAGCCGCATCCGTCGCCGACGGTGTTCAACCTGATCATGAAGCGGCGCCAGCTGGCCGGTTCGCTGATCGGCGGTATCCGTGAGACCCAGGAGATGCTGGATTTCTGCGCCAAGCACGGCATCGTGTCCGACATCGAGACGATCGAGATGGCGCAGATCAACGAGGCCTACGAGCGCATGCTCAAGGGCGACGTGAAGTACCGCTTCGTCATCGACATGGCCAGCCTGGCGCAGACCAAGCAGGCGGCCTGA
- the tyrS gene encoding tyrosine--tRNA ligase yields MSTIEESLALIGRGADEILKREELEARLRSGRPLRIKAGFDPTAPDLHIGHTVLLNKMRQFQDLGHQVIFLIGDFTGMIGDPTGKNVTRKPLTREDVLANARTYEEQVFKVLDRERTEVRFNSEWFGQMSAADMIRLAGQHTVARMLERDDFAKRYAAQQSIAIHEFLYPLVQGYDSVALKADVELGGTDQKFNLLMGRGLQEHYGQPAQIVLTMPLLEGLDGVNKMSKSLGNYIGISEPAIDIVTKTMKIGDELMWRWIELLSFDIGVNEAQTLRQQVQAGSLHPREVKLRLARELTTRFHDAAAAEQAIVGWHAVVTGQGDTSALPLQQVAVPAEGLRIAALLTAAGLTASNSEASRKLKERAVRVAGEVVEDPQQSFAPGFEGVLQVGKRTFARVQLIAG; encoded by the coding sequence TTGTCCACGATCGAAGAGTCCCTTGCCCTGATCGGCCGCGGTGCCGACGAAATCCTCAAGCGTGAAGAACTGGAGGCCCGCCTGCGCAGCGGCCGCCCGCTGCGGATCAAGGCCGGCTTCGATCCCACCGCGCCGGACCTGCACATCGGTCACACCGTGCTGTTGAACAAGATGCGCCAGTTCCAGGACCTGGGGCACCAGGTGATCTTCCTGATCGGCGACTTCACCGGCATGATCGGCGACCCGACCGGCAAGAACGTCACCCGCAAGCCGCTGACCCGCGAGGACGTGCTGGCCAACGCCCGCACCTACGAGGAGCAGGTGTTCAAGGTGCTGGACCGGGAGCGCACCGAAGTGCGCTTCAACTCCGAATGGTTCGGGCAGATGAGCGCGGCCGACATGATCCGCCTGGCCGGCCAGCACACTGTCGCGCGCATGCTCGAGCGCGACGACTTCGCCAAGCGTTACGCGGCGCAGCAGTCCATCGCCATCCACGAGTTCCTGTACCCGCTGGTGCAGGGCTACGACTCGGTGGCGCTGAAGGCCGACGTTGAACTGGGCGGCACCGACCAGAAGTTCAACCTGCTGATGGGCCGCGGCTTGCAGGAGCACTACGGGCAGCCTGCGCAGATCGTGCTGACCATGCCGCTGCTGGAGGGCCTGGACGGGGTCAACAAGATGTCCAAGTCGCTGGGCAACTACATCGGCATCAGCGAACCGGCGATCGACATCGTCACCAAGACCATGAAGATCGGCGACGAGCTGATGTGGCGCTGGATCGAACTGCTCTCCTTCGATATCGGCGTGAACGAAGCGCAGACGCTGCGCCAGCAGGTGCAGGCCGGCAGCCTGCATCCGCGCGAGGTGAAGCTGCGCCTGGCACGCGAATTGACCACCCGCTTCCACGATGCCGCCGCCGCCGAGCAGGCCATCGTCGGCTGGCACGCCGTGGTGACCGGGCAGGGCGACACCAGCGCCTTGCCGCTGCAGCAGGTCGCCGTGCCGGCGGAAGGCCTGCGGATCGCCGCGCTGCTCACCGCTGCGGGGCTGACCGCCAGCAACTCCGAGGCAAGCCGCAAGCTCAAGGAGCGGGCGGTGCGCGTGGCTGGCGAGGTGGTCGAGGATCCGCAGCAGAGCTTCGCGCCGGGCTTCGAAGGCGTGCTGCAGGTCGGCAAGCGGACGTTTGCCCGGGTGCAACTGATCGCCGGGTGA
- a CDS encoding M23 family metallopeptidase, translating to MPNSDQERARRQRFQQRLHVLHDTALHRKLKEHLPAGRWTRRHWIHASLFATIGAMVATIVPGFSNAIDVPLQTTQATLALPLPPISLAQQQQAAITDNWQVVRIESGQTLGSVFEKLGIPATVMQRVLDHPGTHDALTKLRPGAEIGFDLATTGDLRALRFDRDATHRVELSLLGDDIKEKVIERETSTRTVVTSGEITSSLYVAARKAGLSPSAIATMTDEIFKYDIDFDKDLQPGDRFSVVMDETWREGERIDTSKILAATFTTRGKTYSGFRFERGGKPAEYFDVTGRPLKKSFIRMPVSYSRISSTFGARKHPVLGTMRMHKGIDYAAPTGTPIMAAGDARVQFVGTQRGYGNVVILDHGKGYSTLYGHMSRFGGIKAGQRINQGTVIGYVGMTGMATGPHLHYEFRVDGVQRNPASVTMPPPTPLAGAELAAFRAQTSPALARIQRVEKLIYADADEPGAKKKKVVASSKAAASHDAG from the coding sequence ATGCCCAACAGTGATCAGGAACGCGCGCGCCGGCAGCGGTTCCAGCAACGCCTTCACGTTCTCCACGACACTGCGCTGCATCGCAAGTTGAAGGAACACCTTCCCGCCGGCCGCTGGACGCGCCGCCACTGGATCCACGCCAGCCTGTTCGCCACCATCGGTGCGATGGTCGCCACCATCGTCCCGGGCTTCTCCAACGCCATCGACGTGCCGCTGCAGACCACGCAGGCGACGCTGGCGCTGCCGTTGCCGCCGATCTCGCTGGCGCAGCAACAGCAGGCGGCGATCACCGACAACTGGCAGGTGGTGCGGATCGAGTCTGGGCAGACCCTGGGCTCGGTGTTCGAGAAGCTCGGCATCCCCGCCACGGTGATGCAGCGGGTGCTGGACCATCCGGGCACCCACGACGCGCTGACCAAGCTGCGCCCGGGCGCGGAAATCGGCTTCGACCTGGCGACGACCGGCGACCTGCGCGCCCTGCGCTTCGACCGCGATGCCACCCACCGGGTGGAGCTGTCGCTGTTGGGCGACGACATCAAGGAGAAGGTGATCGAGCGCGAGACCAGCACGCGCACCGTGGTCACCAGCGGCGAGATCACCAGCTCGCTGTACGTGGCCGCACGCAAGGCCGGGCTGTCGCCGTCGGCGATCGCGACGATGACCGACGAGATCTTCAAGTACGACATCGACTTCGACAAGGACCTGCAGCCGGGCGACCGCTTCAGCGTGGTCATGGACGAGACCTGGCGCGAAGGCGAGCGCATCGACACCAGCAAGATCCTGGCGGCGACCTTCACCACCCGCGGCAAGACCTACAGCGGCTTCCGCTTCGAGCGCGGCGGCAAGCCGGCCGAGTACTTCGACGTGACCGGGCGGCCGCTGAAGAAGAGCTTCATCCGCATGCCGGTGTCCTACAGCCGCATCAGCTCCACCTTCGGCGCGCGCAAGCACCCGGTGCTGGGCACCATGCGCATGCACAAGGGCATCGACTATGCGGCGCCGACCGGCACCCCGATCATGGCCGCCGGCGATGCGCGGGTGCAGTTCGTCGGCACCCAGCGCGGCTACGGCAACGTCGTCATCCTGGATCACGGCAAGGGCTACAGCACGCTGTACGGGCACATGTCGCGCTTCGGCGGGATCAAGGCCGGCCAGCGCATCAACCAGGGCACGGTGATCGGCTATGTCGGCATGACCGGCATGGCCACCGGTCCGCACCTGCACTACGAATTCCGCGTGGACGGCGTGCAGCGCAATCCGGCCTCGGTGACGATGCCGCCGCCGACCCCGCTGGCCGGGGCTGAACTGGCCGCGTTCCGCGCGCAGACCTCGCCGGCGCTGGCGCGCATCCAGCGCGTGGAGAAGCTGATCTACGCCGATGCCGACGAGCCGGGGGCGAAGAAGAAGAAGGTCGTCGCCTCGTCCAAGGCCGCCGCCTCGCACGACGCCGGCTGA
- a CDS encoding anhydro-N-acetylmuramic acid kinase, which produces MSSPSAVPDDALFLGLMSGTSADGIDAALVRFGHDGNPQLQLGRTYVWAPQQRAALIALGEGGDIASLDALGQLDAEVAIAFAEAALRLLDDAGVAPAAVRAIGSHGQTVRHRPLANPAFTWQLGDGNRIAELTGIATVCDFRRRDVAAGGHGAPLMPAFHAAMLGAAHEDRAVLNLGGIGNLTLLPAHGAVRGFDTGPANALLDAWCQRHRGQPYDAGGAFAASGAVDANLLQRLLADPWFALPPPKSTGREQFHLRWLEACLDTPAPAPASVQATLLELTAATVADALLAQQPATRQLLVCGGGVHNPLLLARLQARLPGVQVQSTQAQGLDPDYIEAMGFAWLARQTLAGLPGNLPSVSGARGPRILGAIHPA; this is translated from the coding sequence ATGTCCTCGCCTTCCGCCGTTCCCGACGACGCCCTGTTCCTGGGCCTGATGTCCGGCACCAGCGCCGACGGCATCGATGCCGCGCTGGTGCGCTTCGGCCACGACGGCAACCCGCAGCTGCAACTGGGCCGCACCTATGTCTGGGCACCGCAGCAGCGCGCGGCGCTGATCGCGCTGGGCGAAGGCGGCGACATCGCCTCGCTGGACGCGCTGGGGCAACTCGATGCCGAGGTCGCGATCGCCTTCGCCGAGGCGGCGCTGCGCCTGCTCGACGACGCCGGGGTGGCGCCGGCCGCGGTGCGCGCGATCGGGTCGCACGGGCAGACCGTGCGCCATCGCCCGCTGGCGAACCCGGCCTTCACTTGGCAGCTCGGCGACGGCAACCGCATCGCCGAACTGACCGGCATCGCCACGGTCTGCGATTTCCGCCGCCGCGACGTCGCCGCCGGCGGCCACGGCGCGCCGCTGATGCCGGCCTTCCACGCGGCGATGCTGGGCGCGGCGCACGAGGACCGGGCGGTGCTCAACCTCGGCGGCATTGGCAACCTGACCCTGCTGCCGGCGCACGGTGCCGTGCGCGGTTTCGACACCGGCCCGGCCAACGCGCTGCTCGATGCCTGGTGCCAGCGCCATCGCGGCCAGCCCTACGATGCCGGCGGCGCCTTCGCCGCCAGCGGCGCGGTCGACGCCAACCTGCTGCAGCGCCTGCTGGCCGATCCGTGGTTCGCGCTGCCGCCGCCCAAGAGCACCGGGCGCGAGCAGTTCCACCTGCGCTGGCTGGAGGCCTGCCTGGACACCCCGGCACCCGCGCCGGCCAGCGTGCAGGCAACGCTGCTGGAACTGACCGCGGCCACCGTCGCCGACGCCTTGCTGGCGCAGCAACCGGCGACCCGGCAGTTGCTGGTGTGCGGCGGCGGCGTGCACAACCCGCTGCTGCTGGCGCGGCTGCAGGCGCGGTTGCCGGGGGTGCAGGTGCAGTCGACCCAGGCGCAGGGCCTGGACCCGGACTACATCGAGGCGATGGGCTTCGCCTGGCTGGCGCGACAGACCCTGGCCGGGCTGCCGGGCAACCTGCCGTCGGTCAGCGGCGCGCGCGGGCCGCGCATCCTCGGCGCGATCCACCCCGCGTAA
- a CDS encoding MFS transporter — MSGGTSAAPVSYKGWAGIKRAFATPSAATMALLGFGSGLPFLLIASQTLSTRLRDVGLDLGSIGLISLASFFYLLKFLWAPLLDRYRFPLFGFLGRRRSWLLVAQLGVAIGLVALAFTRPELSVGALVLWVLIASFAGATQDSVVDAYRIEIAPSSAQAALAATYTFGYRIGLILSGAGALYLAQFGNWTLAYLVMAGLMLLPIVTTLVCREPEVPASTVVRRIDVVGAFWQPISSFFSSNGMALGLALLLFVGLFKFPDQVIGVMSGPFYLDSGFDKADIATVSKLFGVWMGIAGAFAGGLAVAAFGFRRMLLVAALGVALSNLAFLLMAHNPGQLWSFYAALSADNLFQGFAGTVLVAFMSSLTDRNFTATQYALLVSLANLPGKFVGGVSGYIVEATSYSTFFVLSAFTVIPTLLLLAWLWPRIREQTPQAAASSD, encoded by the coding sequence ATGAGCGGCGGCACCTCCGCGGCGCCGGTGTCCTACAAGGGCTGGGCCGGGATCAAGCGCGCCTTCGCCACGCCGTCGGCGGCGACGATGGCGCTGCTGGGCTTCGGCAGCGGCCTGCCGTTCCTGCTGATCGCCTCGCAGACCCTGTCCACGCGCCTGCGCGACGTCGGCCTGGACCTGGGCAGCATCGGCCTGATCAGCCTGGCCAGCTTCTTCTACCTGCTCAAGTTCCTGTGGGCGCCGCTGCTGGACCGCTATCGCTTCCCGCTGTTCGGCTTCCTTGGCCGGCGCCGTTCCTGGCTGCTGGTCGCGCAGCTCGGCGTGGCCATCGGCCTGGTGGCGCTGGCCTTCACCCGCCCGGAATTGAGCGTGGGCGCGCTGGTGCTGTGGGTGCTGATCGCCTCCTTCGCCGGCGCCACCCAGGATTCGGTGGTGGATGCCTATCGCATCGAGATCGCGCCGTCCTCGGCGCAGGCCGCACTCGCTGCGACCTACACCTTCGGCTACCGCATCGGCCTGATCCTGTCCGGCGCCGGTGCGCTGTATCTGGCGCAGTTCGGCAACTGGACCTTGGCCTATCTGGTCATGGCCGGGCTGATGCTGCTGCCGATCGTGACCACCCTGGTGTGCCGCGAACCGGAGGTGCCGGCCTCGACGGTGGTGCGCAGGATCGACGTGGTCGGTGCGTTCTGGCAGCCGATCTCCAGTTTCTTCTCCAGCAACGGCATGGCGCTGGGCCTGGCCCTGCTGCTGTTCGTCGGCCTGTTCAAGTTTCCCGACCAGGTGATCGGGGTCATGTCCGGCCCGTTCTACCTGGACTCGGGCTTCGACAAGGCCGACATCGCCACCGTCTCCAAGCTGTTCGGGGTCTGGATGGGGATTGCCGGCGCCTTCGCCGGCGGCCTGGCGGTGGCGGCCTTCGGCTTCCGACGCATGCTGCTCGTCGCCGCGCTGGGCGTGGCGCTGTCCAACCTGGCGTTCCTGCTGATGGCGCACAACCCTGGCCAACTCTGGTCGTTCTACGCCGCGCTCAGCGCCGACAACCTGTTCCAGGGCTTCGCCGGCACCGTGCTGGTCGCCTTCATGTCCTCGCTGACCGACCGCAACTTCACCGCCACCCAGTACGCGCTGCTGGTGTCGCTGGCCAACCTGCCGGGCAAGTTCGTCGGCGGCGTCTCCGGCTACATCGTCGAAGCCACCTCCTACAGCACCTTCTTCGTGCTCAGCGCCTTCACCGTGATCCCGACCCTGTTGCTGCTGGCCTGGCTGTGGCCGCGGATCCGCGAACAGACGCCACAGGCGGCCGCCTCCAGCGATTGA
- a CDS encoding exodeoxyribonuclease III → MRIISFNANGLRSAATKGFFEWFATQQADVLCVQETKAQEHQLAGPAFLPDGYRVWFRDASTKKGYSGVAIYSKREPDEVRTALGWPEFDEEGRYIEARFGNLSVVSFYIPSGSSGELRQGYKFQVMDWLRPILVEWLHSGRDYVLCGDWNIVRSALDIKNWKSNQKNSGCLPAERDWLNGLCADRADEADPASGRGWVDAYRALHPDGQDYTWWSNRGAARANDVGWRIDYQFVTPTLRERLQGCSIYTAQRFSDHAPFTVDYRE, encoded by the coding sequence ATGCGCATCATCAGCTTCAACGCCAACGGCCTGCGGTCGGCCGCCACCAAGGGCTTTTTCGAGTGGTTCGCCACCCAGCAGGCGGATGTGCTGTGCGTGCAGGAGACCAAGGCGCAGGAGCATCAACTGGCCGGACCGGCGTTCCTGCCGGACGGCTACCGGGTCTGGTTCCGCGACGCCAGCACCAAGAAGGGCTACAGCGGCGTGGCCATCTACAGCAAGCGTGAACCCGACGAGGTGCGCACCGCGCTGGGCTGGCCGGAGTTCGACGAGGAAGGCCGCTACATCGAGGCCCGCTTCGGCAACCTGAGCGTGGTGTCCTTCTACATTCCCTCCGGTTCCTCAGGCGAGCTGCGCCAAGGCTACAAGTTCCAGGTCATGGACTGGCTGCGGCCGATCCTGGTGGAGTGGCTGCACAGCGGCCGCGACTACGTGCTGTGCGGCGACTGGAACATCGTGCGCTCGGCGCTGGACATCAAGAACTGGAAGTCGAACCAGAAGAACTCCGGCTGCCTGCCGGCCGAGCGTGACTGGCTCAACGGCCTGTGCGCCGACCGTGCCGACGAGGCCGACCCGGCCAGCGGCCGCGGCTGGGTGGATGCCTACCGCGCGCTGCATCCGGACGGCCAGGACTACACCTGGTGGAGCAACCGCGGCGCGGCGCGCGCCAACGACGTCGGTTGGCGCATCGACTACCAGTTCGTCACCCCGACCCTGCGCGAGCGCCTGCAAGGCTGTTCCATCTATACCGCGCAGCGCTTCTCCGACCATGCGCCGTTCACGGTGGACTACCGCGAATGA
- the pyrE gene encoding orotate phosphoribosyltransferase codes for MTDYRQRFLQLALDAEALRFGEFTLKSGRLSPYFFNAGRFDSGASMARLAACYADAADAAGLDFDLLFGPAYKGIPLATAVACEYARRGRDLPLAFNRKEAKAHGEGGSLIGAPLAGRRVLIVDDVITAGTAIREALGIIRAAGGKPAAILVALDRQEIAAEDDRRSAAQAVAAEAGVPVVSVAHLGDLLAFIDGNADLVGFREPLLAYRARYGCASSG; via the coding sequence ATGACCGACTACCGGCAACGTTTCCTGCAACTGGCCCTGGACGCGGAGGCGCTGCGCTTCGGCGAGTTCACGCTGAAGTCCGGGCGCCTCAGCCCTTATTTCTTCAACGCCGGGCGCTTCGACTCCGGCGCCAGCATGGCGCGGCTGGCGGCGTGCTACGCCGATGCGGCCGACGCGGCCGGGCTCGACTTCGACCTGCTGTTCGGCCCGGCCTACAAGGGCATCCCGCTGGCGACGGCGGTGGCCTGCGAATACGCGCGGCGCGGGCGCGACCTGCCGCTGGCGTTCAACCGCAAGGAAGCCAAGGCGCATGGCGAAGGCGGCAGCCTGATCGGCGCGCCGCTGGCCGGCCGCCGGGTGCTGATCGTGGACGATGTGATCACCGCCGGCACCGCGATCCGCGAGGCGCTGGGCATCATCCGTGCCGCCGGTGGCAAGCCGGCCGCGATCCTGGTCGCGCTGGACCGCCAGGAGATCGCCGCCGAGGACGACCGCCGCTCGGCGGCGCAGGCGGTGGCCGCCGAAGCCGGCGTTCCTGTGGTGTCGGTCGCGCATCTGGGCGACCTGCTTGCATTCATCGACGGAAACGCAGACCTTGTCGGCTTCCGCGAACCGCTGCTGGCCTACCGGGCCCGCTACGGTTGCGCTTCGTCTGGCTGA